The Candidatus Micrarchaeia archaeon genome has a window encoding:
- the surE gene encoding 5'/3'-nucleotidase SurE encodes MTVMVTNDDGLTDGLRLLAEAAKKLDKDMYAITPSQQQSAVAKGVTLHRVLRLRKALEEQLPIYEVNGTPADCVSFGIYSGEFKKPDMVLSGVNIGDNLSLHSFYSSGTIGACLEASFYKIPAIAFSYELHGEEREKYNYCIWAKREALRDKIIWITKKLQGKIPPYTVINVNFPGEFENSQIVFPKPALIKYVSKIEKRINPNGHPYYWQYGVDRECEAGSDVYEFYVNKSITITPISIFGVVDEKMISKIKSAF; translated from the coding sequence ATGACGGTAATGGTCACTAACGACGACGGCTTGACCGACGGCTTGCGGCTCCTTGCCGAGGCCGCGAAGAAGCTGGACAAGGACATGTACGCGATAACCCCGTCCCAGCAGCAGAGCGCGGTCGCGAAGGGAGTTACGCTCCATCGGGTGCTCAGGCTGAGAAAGGCGCTCGAGGAGCAGCTTCCAATCTACGAGGTGAACGGCACTCCGGCGGATTGCGTCTCGTTCGGCATCTACTCCGGCGAGTTCAAGAAGCCGGACATGGTGCTTTCCGGCGTGAACATAGGCGACAACCTCTCGCTGCACAGCTTCTATTCATCAGGCACGATAGGCGCCTGCCTTGAAGCCTCGTTCTACAAAATCCCGGCAATCGCGTTCTCCTACGAGCTTCACGGGGAGGAGCGCGAAAAATACAACTACTGCATCTGGGCCAAGCGCGAAGCCCTCAGGGACAAGATAATCTGGATAACGAAGAAGCTCCAGGGGAAAATCCCACCCTACACTGTGATAAACGTGAACTTCCCGGGAGAGTTCGAGAACTCGCAAATCGTGTTCCCGAAACCCGCGCTGATAAAATACGTCTCCAAAATAGAGAAGAGGATAAATCCGAACGGGCATCCCTACTACTGGCAGTACGGAGTGGACCGTGAATGCGAGGCGGGAAGCGACGTCTACGAGTTCTACGTGAACAAGAGCATCACCATCACACCCATAAGCATATTCGGCGTCGTGGATGAGAAGATGATATCGAAGATAAAAAGCGCATTCTGA